Below is a window of Methyloprofundus sedimenti DNA.
TACGCCAGCAGCGGGCACTTGTGGCGCATCAGCTTGTAAAGCAAGTTGCTGGTCTAACATAGATGCAATATTTTCGGCTTCGATAACAGTGCTATTCCCTTGCAGTAGTAGAGTGACGTGCAGTTGTTTTAAAAAATCCTTTGCGAATAGCGTTAAGTCCTGACGAGTTAAACTAGATAAAGCATTTAACTTTTGTTCATTTGTCCAGCGGCGTTCTACCAGAGTGCGTTTAAGTTCAGCGAGCACTTGTTGAAAGGGCTGTTGTTTTTGTGCGTTAGTTAATTTCTGTTGATAACGGGCTTTCAATATATGAAAGCGTTTTTCAGTGATTTCAGGTGCTTTGATGGCATCTATAATCTGCTCTAGCAAAACGGATTGTTTTTGATCATAACCAGAAAGAGCAACGCCCATGCCGCGCTCCGTGGCATATATAGAATAATTTAAACCAGCCAGGCGGGCAGGGTAGGCATAGCTGTTTAACTGTTTATTTACGATTCCTGTTAAAAGCGAGGTTAATAAACTATTGCGTGGTGTTTTATTGGCAATAGGTGATTGTAGTTCTATATACAGGTTGCTACGCGGCACATTAAAGCTGGTGTCAAGCTGATGCCATAGATCAAGACCAGGGTTTTGCTTAATTAATTCAGGATGTGCCGAGTCAGTTTGTGTCGTTTTAAGTGTTAATTCATCGGGTATAAATGGATTCGCGGTGGGTAATGCCAGAGCTGGATTAATAGGTGACTGAGACCAGGTTTCGATCAACTCTGGTTTAATCGGAGTAATTCGATAATCGACAAGATAATTTTTTTCAGTTTTATCAGTGGCAATATTTTGTGTATTCAGAGCAATCAGAACTCGATCAGGTCTTAACTGGTTTAGCAATTGTTTAATGAGTTCAGGTTTATATTGCTCAATAATATAAGGGCCGCGCAATACATCCTGAGGGGCATAATATTGTAAGTTTCGAGCTAGCATGGTCACTGTGCTGCTGGCATCATGTTGTTCTTGATAGCGAAATTGCAGCATTGCCATCTGTTTCTGTTCCTGGAATATCCATTCCTGTATATCGTAGTGTTGCAAAAGTCTGATGTATTGAAACACAATATCGATAATTTCATGCGTATGTTGTAAGCCGGCATGGGTCAAATTAATACCGAGATGCAAGCTTGATTCCTGTGCATTATCACTAAAACCTACTGATGCACTGAGTTCATCTGCCCAGCCTTTTTCTTTTAAGAGAGCAAGAATGCTGCCTTCTCCTTCGTGTCCGAGTAAAGACTGAAAATACGCGCTGGGCTTGGCAAGGTAATAAGACTGCGTTGCGGGTAATGGGAAAATCAAGCTGAGCTCACGTTTTTCCTGTAATGATTTGATGTCAATTTGTTGCGCCATTTGTGCTTCAGTTAATAATGGCTCGGTAAATACTTTTTTCTCGGCATAATGGTTAGGAATCGCAGAAAATTTGTCGGTGACCCATTTTTTCAAAACCGGCAATGGCTCATTGGCAAGCACTACTAAAGTCATTAAATTAGCTGAATAATGCGTCTTATAAAACTGCAGTAGATCATTTCTTACCGGGTCATTATCCCTATCGGCAAGTGTTTCCAGACTACCGACACTAAATTTGGCATAAGGGCTTTGCGGATTAAATGCCTGTTGTATGCCTGCATAATAACGCCGATTTTCAGTTTTTATTTTGCCTAAGTATTCAGAATTTACCGCATTTTTTTCTCGTTCTACGAATTCTGCATTAAATAATGGCGCAGTAAAAAACTGACTGAAACGATCTAGTGCAAGTTCCAGCGAGGCGTTTTCAATATCAAAAAAATAGTTGGTATGCTCTCTTGCGGTAAAGGCATTTCTAGAGCCACCGTGCTGAGCAATAAAGGTTTGATATTCATCAGCATCAGGATATTTTTCAGTGCCTAAAAACAGCATATGCTCCAGGAAATGCGCAAGACCATCCCTATCCTCAGGATCGCTGGCACTGCCCACAAAAACATCCAGTGACGCGGCTGCCTTTTTTGTCTCAGGATCGGAAATAATCAGTACCTTTAAACCATTATCCAGGGTAAAAGCTTGATATTGACGGCTGTCGTTCTGGCTTTGAATGATATCGGTTTTTTGCATAATCAGGGTAGTTGATGAACAAGCGTAGCAAAGTAAAGCAGGTATAAGAATAAGGAATTTTGAGTATGAAGTCATAGGCGATTAAGTTTGTTGTGTGTTGTGCATTTAATATTGAAAAAACAGGAAATTAAGCTATTTGCTTTGGCGTTTTTTTAAGCTTGTGTGCTGGTTAATTTAATTTTACTGAACCCACCATTCGCAGTGCGTAAGTTTGTGACCTGACCTTGATAAAGCCGGGCACTAATTGCGAGAATGGTTTTGCGATAGACAAAAAGCCGAAAATCAGTTTTGAACTTTTCGCCATCCGGAGTAAACGTAATTGTTGGCTTGATATGTTGCTGGACTAAGGTTGTTTCAGGCATCAGGCTACTTAGTTTATTTTTGGTTAACTTGTCACCCACGTAAACACCTTGACTGGCATAACTGGTTGTTGGTTTAAATACCTTGTCTTTACGTCCAGACCATAAGGTATCTTTAGAGAGTGAACTTAGCAGTTGGGTGTGTGGAATAGCCTGTTGTAAACGAGACGCGATGGCAGGTGCTAATAAGCCATTAAAAAACTCAGGATGGGACCAGTCAACCATGCGTTGCTTATCTGCTAAAAGCCCATAAATACGTGGGTTAGGTGTTAAGCATACAGATTGCTGTTGCCATGCATTGGCAATATGCTGCATTTCTGTAGTGTTTAAATAAAAGTCACAATGACGATTATAAATCAGATCGATAGCTTGATCTTGATAATACAGTTTCGTACCTTGCATTTCAACTTGCCCCGGGTCGATAATAACGGTTTTTATACCCACTTGTTGAAATAACTGAGCAAATACGCGCATTTCAGGATAAAGGAATTGCTGCTCAGGTAAATGGTCTATAATCGCAATTAAGTGTGGTTGGGCATTTGGGTCTTGGCGAAATAAGCGATATTCCTGCAGAAAAGTAGTTAATAATTTATCGGCCAGTTTGCTGGGGTATTGTATTGCATCGGGTTGATAGCAACGAGTTACAAACCACAAACCACCTGCATTTGTGTTTACTTCAATCAGTTTGGCCTGTTGAGTATCATCTATATGAAAATCATAGCCCATTAATACCGAGAAGTATTTGGGGTTTACTTGAGCATTGCCGGGGAGTTTGGGTAATTTGGCTGGGTAAGCTGGATTTTCACAGAGGCTTTGCAGGTCATGTACAACATTGATCATCTGCTTCAAACAGCGGTAAGACAGGTTGACCGTATGGCGGCTAATGCCTTGTTGTTGGTTTTTCATATTGCGGCGTATTCTTACATGGAACGGAGATAAATTAAATATATGATTATGCATACATGGTTTTCGTATTAGCGGTGCTTTAAATGCTATACAATAGTTAGGAAATTTTTCTTTAGTTTTAAACAAACTGTTTTATCAAATCTTAGTCATGACAGAATTGAATCAGAATAGCTCAAAAAAACGTAATCGTGGTATTTATTTATTACCTAACTTGTTCACCACAGGTGCCTTGTTTTCAGGTTTTTACGCGATAGCTTCGGCGATTTCAGGGCACTATGAAACGGCGGCAATTTTAATTTTTGTTTCCCTGGTACTAGATGGGCTAGATGGACGTGTTGCACGTATGACTAACACTCAAAGTGATTTTGGTGCTGAATACGACAGTATGGCCGATATGGTTTCTTTTGGTGTTGCGCCTGCTATCGTCATGTATTTATGGTCATTGTCTTCTTTAGGTCAGGCTGGTTTAATTGGTGCTTTTGTACATTTAGCGGGCGGCGCATTGCGCTTAGCGAGGTTTAATACGCAATTGACAACCCAGGATAAACGCTATTTTCAAGGCTTACCCAGTCCGGCAGCAGCCGCTATTTTAGCTGGTCTGGTCTGGATTAGCGAAAAATATACTTATGGTATTGATGATTGGCCGTGGTTAGTATTAATAATGACAGTGGCAACCGGTTTATTAATGGTCAGTAATTTTCGTTATTATAGTTTTAAGGATATTAATCTGCGCGGCAAAGTCCCTTTTGTGGCAGTCATTGGTGTTATGTTAGGATTTGCCATAACCTTATCAAATCCTGCGACGATTTTATTTTTATTTTTCTTTGGTTATGCCTTGTCAGGACCTGTTGTGACTATGTTATTATTACGTCGTAAGCGTCAAGGGCGTATGAACTAATAAAATGAACCAGACAGAAAGCAAACGCAATATTATGATCAGTCAACGGGCAATACCTTTTTATCTTTCCACTAGTTGCCTCGGCCGTCATCTGCCCTGCCGGGCATCTCTTTAATATTCTCTAATACACGTTCGATACGGATTCAGCGCGACTCATTCATTCTCTTTAAGCAGGAACTGGGTGGATGGCTGGGTAAAAGACCAGATTCGCAGGCTCATTCTTAAATAGATCCGTGTCATACTTCAATTGTTGGCTAAACAAAGCCTCCATGAATGGAATTTCCCATGAAAGATAAATTAATAATATTTGATACAACCTTGCGCGATGGCGAGCAAAGCCCTGGTGCGTCTATGACGCGTGATGAAAAAGTAAGAATTGCACGGGCTTTAGAACGATTAAAAGTTGATGTGATTGAAGCCGGCTTCCCTGCCGCAAGTGATGGTGACTTTGCTGCTGTAAAAGCGGTTGCTGGCGCTATTAAAGACAGTACTGTGTGTGGATTAGCAAGAGCGTTAGACAAAGATATTGATAGAGCGGGCGAAGCTTTAAAACAAGCGCAGAGTTCGCGCATTCATACCTTTATTGCGACTTCGCCTATTCATATGCAAATGAAGTTGAAAATGTCACCCGAACAGGTTATTGAATATGCGGTAAAAGCTGTAAAACGGGCGCGTCTATATACCGATAATGTGGAATTTTCTCCTGAAGATGCAGGCCGGTCTGAAGAGGATTTTTTGTGTCGTATATTAGAAGCCGTGATTGATGCCGGAGCGACGACCCTAAACATTCCCGATACAGTAGGGTATAGTATTCCTGCTGAATTTGGTGCGATGATAGCGAATTTAAGACGGCGTATACCCAATGCAGATAAAGCCATTTTTTCAGTACACTGTCACAATGATTTAGGCTTGGCTGTAGCTAATTCTTTGTCAGCTGTGATGAATGGTGCAAGGCAAGTTGAATGCACCATTAATGGGCTTGGCGAACGTGCAGGCAATGCAGCTTTGGAAGAAGTCGTTATGGCAATTAAAACTCGCCATGATGTTTTTTCTTGTGATACCCGATTAGATACCCGTGAAATTGTTGCGTGCTCTAAATTGGTATCCAGCATTACTGGTTTTCCGGTACAGCCTAATAAAGCGATAGTCGGTGCGAATGCATTTGCGCATGAATCAGGTATCCATCAGGACGGCGTATTAAAAAATCGTGAGACTTACGAAATCATGCGTGCAGAAGATGTGGGCTGGTCGGCAAATCGAATGGTATTGGGTAAGCACTCTGGACGCAATGCATTCAAAAATCGCATGACTGAATTAGGTTTTGAATTTCAGAGTGAGTCGGAATTAAATGATGCCTTTTATCGCTTCAAGCAGTTAGCGGATAAAAAACATGAAATTTTTGATGAAGACTTGCAAGCATTAATTACTGCGGTAAATACTGATAGCGAAGAAGAGCACTATAAATTAATCGCCTTAAAAGTCTGTTCAGAAACTGGAGAAACGCCGAACGCTAACGTTACTGTTAAAATTGGCAAACAGGAATTCAGTGCTGAATCAGAAGGCAGTGGTGCAGTAGATGCCAGCTTAAAAGCGATAGATTCTATCGTTAATTCGGATGCTTCTTTGGAGCTTTATTCGGTTAACAGTATTACCAATGGTACTGATGCTCAGGGTGAAGTAACAGTGCGATTGGAAAAAGGTGGCCGGGTAGTGAATGGTTTGGGAGCTGACACCGATATTGTGATTGCTTCGGCGAAAGCGTATATCAATGCTTTGAATAAGCTAGAAGATAAAGGTGAAAAGCAGCACCCGCAGGTGTAACAGGTTAGCTGCTTAATACCCCTGGATTAGGCTTTGGCTTGTACAGTGTATAGATTATATGAGCTAAAGTTCACACCTCTGGTTATGAAAGATCAGGATTTTGCTACTTTCTCGCTTATTTAGAGTTTACAGCACTGGTTACTTATGGATAATACAACACGATTACAGTATTTATCGGCAATGGGTATTGATGTCTGGGTGCCGAGAATTATTGCCGAAAATACTGAAATAGAGGCCATGGCCTCTGACGCTGCAAAGGATAGCTGGTCAAGCTTGCATACTGAAATGCGTGCTTGCCAGCAATGTGATTTATGCCAGACTAGACAGCAAGTTGTTATTGGTGCAGGAAATCAACATGCAGATTATATGTGGATAACCGAAGCACCAGGTCTTGAAGAAGAGCAGCAAGGCTTGCCGTTTGCAGATGATTCAGCCGAGTTGTTAACAGAAATGCTGAGGGCAATGCAACTAAGCAGGGAGCAGGTTTATATCACGCATATAGTTAAATGTCGTCCCCCTGAAGATCGAGATCCAAAGGCTCAGGAGTTAGTTGCTTGTGACGCCTTTTTGCAACGTCAAATTGCCTTGATTCAACCTAAAGTATTAATTGCTGTAGGGAGAATTGCGGCACATAAATTATTGCAAAGCAAAGCCCCCCTGGCGGACTTAAGGGGAATTGAACATCAATTTTCAGGTGTCCCATTGATTACCATGTATCACCCTGCCTATTTGTTACGCTCCTTAACAGAAAAATCAAAAGCATGGCAAGATATGCAGATGGCTTTAACTCTTTTAAACAAATATAAAAAATAATGATAAAACGAGTATTCAATCAAATTAAAAGCTTAGTGACCTATGATGCAGACAGAGAATTTTACTCCAAAGTTTTTCCCGATTCATTAAGCCAAATAGAACTAATGCGTTTTCGTAAAATGAGCAAAGCGGATTTACCACGAATTCTAGAAATAGAAGGGCAGGGTTATAATTACCCATGGAAAGAACCGATATTTCATGACTGTTTAAATGCGGCTCATTATGATTGCTGGGTGTGTGAAAACACTGAAAATAAAATTAACGCATTCTGTATTGTATCAACGGCTGTTGGTGAGGCAACCGTGCTTAATATTTGTATAGAACCGGATATGCGTCAGCAAGGTCTGGGACGAAAAGTTATGCAGCATGTTATTGATACAGCAAAAGCAAGGAAAGCTGAGAGTGTTTTCCTGGAAGTTCGTCCCTCTAATGCCGGCGCAATCGCCTTATATGAAAGCATGGGCTTTAACGAGATTGGTGTCAGACCAGGATATTACAAAGCAGAAAATGGTGAGCGCGAAGATGCCATCATGATGGCTTATAGTCTCATTTAATTTGCATAAAATTGATTAAATTCAAGATCTTAAATTTCAGTCAGGTTTGCATTCTGTTCCTTGTTATTCAAGGAACGCTATTTATCTTGCTGCGTGGCTCAGATGCATTATTACCAGCACTTATTCTAATTTCGCTTGTGTATATTTTATTGTTTTTTTTCTCCATGAATCTGAACTGTAATTTCTATTTAAAAGCGAAAAATAATGCAAAAAAAGGCTGTGTACTTTTGGGCTTTGATGATGGTCCTGCCCCTGAAATGACCTTAAAAATACTGGATATTTTAGATCAATATCATGCTCAAGCGGTTTTCTTTCTTATCGGGGAAAACGCCATCAAATACCCTGATATTGTTAGAGAAATTATCAACAGAGGCCACTTGGTCGGTGGACATACCCTGCACCATCCTACAAATTTTGGTACTCTGGATTTAGTCCGGGCTGAAGAAGAAATTATGCAGGGTATCTACGTTATAGAAGAGATTATTAACCAGAAAGTCACACTTTTTAGACCTCCGTTTGGTGTAACTAATCCGGTAATTGCCACTATCATTAAAAAAATAATTTAGAGGTGTTAGGCTGGAATATAAGGTCTTATGATACTATCAATGTTAATGTACAGAAAATGCTACTGCGAATTACCCGAAAAATTAAAAGTGGCTCTAGTATACTTTTGCATGACCGGGTCAAGAATACTGTAGAAATACTCCCGGATATTTTGCAGGATATTCAAAATAAACAACTGAATATTTCCCCTCAAGCAGATTAGTCAGTTTGGGTTAAAGAGAGGCATATTCCCATAAATTGCGCTGAGTATGGAACATTCCTTTTTACTCTCAGTAAGAGAAGGGGAACTGGAACCCGCAAGAGTCTAAATCAGTAATATTAAATATCTTTTTTGGAGAAAATCATGGTTGAAAATAGTCGGCAAGAGGAACAACTAGCAGCACGGGACACAGTAATCCGTGGTAATGATATTCATAATGAGGTTCGACAAATCGTTGTTGATGCTTTGAAAAATGGGCAGATGGAGCCTGAGCATATCAAAGAAGTTCTGCAGGCAGTCGTCAATGGTGCTGTTGAGGGCGCAACTGAAAGTGAACCCGAAGCAAAAGAAATATTGCAACAAACAATCGCAGGGATAGATGATGCTTTAAGCCAGATTGCTCAGGCCTCTTCTCTGGCAATTGAAGAAGCCGCTGATAATGTTGAGCAATTTAACGAGCATGATTTGAAACGTGCTTTAACTGACTTAAATGACCTGGAAAAGCTGTTTTTTGATACTTTGAATGATGTCGCAAAAGGCGGTCAGAAAGTGACTTCCGACATCATAAACAAACTCGTTCACCATCTGCAGCATAGCTCTACTTCAGTTGGCCGTACTGTCGAAGAAACTTCCAGTCACTTAAGAACGTTTCTTTCCAGCAAAGGTAAAAATATTCCGCTAGCTGATATTGCAAAAACAACGGGTGCTTCTGTAGCGAGGATTGCTAGTGGTTTGCTCGCGGGTATTGCAGATAGTTTATCTGCTGACGAAAAAAAGTAAATCGATGAGCATCATTCAGCAACTGTAAGAGCACAATATCGTTCAATGATATTAGGAACTTTAAATGCAGCTAAGGATCTTGGCCGGGTACATGAAATTGCATTAATCCTGATTCGTTATGGTTTTGGTGATATGGTTCGGCGTCTAGGTTTGTCGAATATCATTGATCGAGCCGGAAAAGTATTACATTGGTCAGAGGTAGAAGAGCTAGCTCATCTAGAGCCTCCGGCTCGAGTACGCAGGGCTTTGGAGGAAATGGGGCCTACTTATGTGAAACTGGGCCAAATTTTGGCAACTCGTGCTGATTTATTTTCTGCAGAATGGATAAATGAGTTTGCAAAGCTACAGGATCAGGTACAGGCAGTTCCTTTTTCCGAAATCGAACCTCAATTACTAGAAGATCTGGGTGGACAGATTGACGATTTTTTTTCTGAGTTTAATCACCAGCCTTTTGCAACCGCATCCATAGGTCAAGTTTATCTTGCGCGATTAAAAAGAGGGCATCAGGTTATCGTTAAAGTACGGCGACCTGGAATTAGACCCAAGGTTGAGGCGGATTTGCGTTTGTTAAAGCAAATAGCTGAAATTGCCGAACGGGAAAGTAAAGATTTTCGTCGCTTTCAACCTAAAGAAATTATTCATCAATTTACCTTATCAATGCGCCGCGAACTGGATCTGGCGGGTGAGTGTCGCAATGCAGAGCGGATCGCTAGCGCATTTTCCAATGATCCTGTTATTATCATTCCCAAAGTGTACTGGCAATGGACCAGTGAACGAATGAATGTGCAGGAATACATTGATGGCATTCCTGCTCGTGACCTTGTGGCCATAAATAATGCAGGTCTGGATCGTAAGCAATTAGCACGCAATGGCGCAGAAATAGTGATGAAAATGGTTTTGGAAGATGGCTTTTTCCATGCTGACCCGCATCCTGGCAATCTGTTTTTTCTACCCGAAAATCGTATAGCATTTATTGATTTTGGCATGGTGGGTCGATTGACTGAGGAACGGCGCTCTCAGCTTGTGCATCTTTTACAGGGGGTTGTTGCCAGAAATACCAGCCAGGTGGTCAGGATTTTATTGAAATGGGCGGGTGATACACTGGCAAACACGGAGAGTCTAACTACCGATGTAGATGGCTTAATTGATCAATATCATGATGTTTCACTTAAAGATATAGATATAGCAGGTTTTTTAAATGATTTGACCACCTTGTTGCGAGATCATCAGCTAAAGTTGCCTCCTGATCTGACTTTGCTAATGAAAACGTTAATTACTCTGGAAGGAATGGGACGGCAATTAGATCCAGATTTTAATATTGTGCAGGTAGCGACCCCTTTTTTACAGCGAGCTTTATTCAAGCGCTATACCCCCGATGCCATTGTAAAGCAAAGCTGGCAAAGTTTTTCCGGTATGCTCGAGTTGTTAACCGAACTGCCCAACGACTTGCACCGCTTACTGGATCTGGCGCGACGTGGAGCGTTAGGTGTACGCCTTGATATTGCAAAACCTGAGTGGTTAGCTAAAGAGTTAGACAGAGTAGTGAATCGTTTATCAGTCAGCCTGATCACTTCAGCTTTAATTGTCGGTAGCTCTATCGTTTCCACAGTGGAAGGTGGAGCCTCTTCATTTCTCGGACTGATAGGGTTTGTCGGTGCTTTTATGGGCGGAATCTGGTTATTGTTCTCTATCTGGCGTAGCGGTTAGGTTGTAATGCGACATTAACACAGGTGCGTTAATGTCGCGCTCCGGTGGAGCACCATATTAGCAATCTGTTTTTTACTCTACTCCTGATTTTATTCCTGAATTCGAAATTCAGGACCTGAGCCTCTATTCTTGCTCTGTTCTCTAAACCCGCTTCGACTTTGGACATCAGTGCTTGAAAGTGTGCGATATGAATAGAAGGAAGTCAATGCTACAAAAAAGCATTCATGGTATTGGCAACTGATATAAATGCCATCAGGCATTGAGGTGATATGACTAATAATCAAATGTCTTAGCCGGAAAAGCTTTTATTTATTCCATCTTATATCAAAAAAAGCGTATATCTCTATGTTTTTTATAGTTAATTTGAGTGGGCACATCAGGATCTACCCCCTTTTTTTCCTATATACTTCAGTACTAAGAGCATACATTTCTCATACACAATCGAAGGGATTGCAATATGCTTAAAATTGCTATTAAGCAGATGAACTCTACCGTTGCTGATTTTACGGGCAATACAAACATGATGATCGATGCCATGCAAGCAGCAGCAAGGAAAAGCACTGACCTTCTGGTATTTCCTGAATTATCTCTTTGTGGCTATTATCCATATGATTTAATTTATGAGCCTTTTTTTATACACCAATCCGACCAAGCTTTATCTCATTTACTTGAAGCTTCAAATCAGTTCCCAGAACTCACCAGTATTATTGGTACAGTCCGTAGAAATAAAGGCTCAGGAAATCCCTTTTATAATGCCCTGGTCGTTATTAGCAACGGTAAAGTTATCGCCGAGTATTACAAGCAGTTGCTACCTACTTACAATGTATTTGATGAACGAAGGCACTTCGAGCCTGGACCGGCAGTCCCCTGTTTAATTACAGTGAACAACATAAAAATTGGCTTGTTAATCTGCGAAGATAGCTGGAATGATTCTGAACGAAAGTACACTGTAAACCCTTTTAGAGCATTAGTAGTACAAAAACCTGAGCTACTAATAATTATTAATGCTAGCCCATCAAATATAGGCAAGCGAGAGCAACGGCATAATATTTTGTCAAACGTTGCCAGACATTATCAGCTACCTCTGTTATCGGTTAATTCAGTCGGTGGCCAGGATAGTCTGGTGTTCGATGGCGCTTCTTTTGCAATAAATGACAAAGGTGTTGTTATCTATGAAGCAGCGCAGTTTACTGCTACTCAAGAATATATTTGTTTTGATGCACAAGGCTTTAAGAATTATTCTTCTAGCCCGTGTACATCCTCCAATAATGAACTGGCATTTAAGCAGATAATATTAGGTTTAAGAGACTACTCTCGCCGATGTGGTTTTAATAAAGTAGTGATTGGCTTATCTGGTGGAATTGACTCAGCTCTCACCCTGACTTTAGCCGTTGATGCATTAAGTGCTGATAATGTTATCGGAATTACGATGCCTTCGGTTTTTTCTAGTAAAGGCTCGGTCTCTGATTCAAAGAAACTGTGTGAAAACCTGGGGGTAAAGTTGATTAATCACCCGATTAAACAACTGGTTGAACAATATTCAATCGATTTCAGCAAAGCATTTAACAAAACATTGCAAGGACTTACTTTAGAAAATTTACAAGCCCGGATTCGTGGCACAATCTTGATGGAATATTCTAATGAATTTGATGCCTTACTGTTATCCACAGGAAACAAATCTGAAATATCCATTGGTTACTGTACGCTCTATGGTGATACTAACGGAGGGTTGAACCTATTAGGTGATCTCTATAAAACAGAGGTTTACAGTCTATCTGAATATATTAACAATCGCGCAGGATATGATGTTATCCCGATGAATATTATTAACAAAGAGCCGTCAGCTGAATTAGCAGTCAATCAGAAAGATACTGATACTTTACCGCCCTATGAAGTTTTAGATGAAATTCTGAAATATTTAATTGAAGGCAAACAATTATCAGAAATTGAATATGCACATGTGAAAAATTATATTACTCAATTAGATGAAACTGATCCAGCTCTGGTTAATAAAGTTAGAAAAATGATTGCCCATAATGAATATAAGCGCTTTCAAGCACCACCAATTATTAGATTACGTGCAAGAGCCTTTGGCAACGGCAGGCAAATGCCTATAACTGCAAAATATTAGATCCGTTAGCTTTAGATCTGGGCTGAAAACTCTCATGTCGATGATTCGGCTTTATCCTTGATCAAACCGCGCGGCCAAAGCCTATCCACAAGAATGCGTCGGCCGTCATGCTTGTCAGGTTGGTTATATACCCTTTTAATCCTGAATCGATAATGTTCTGGCTGTTGCATTTATGAGGTGACCATTTTCAATGGCCTCCACAGCAGTCAAAAGCCCCGCTATCGAGACCTGT
It encodes the following:
- a CDS encoding ABC1 kinase family protein, producing the protein MILGTLNAAKDLGRVHEIALILIRYGFGDMVRRLGLSNIIDRAGKVLHWSEVEELAHLEPPARVRRALEEMGPTYVKLGQILATRADLFSAEWINEFAKLQDQVQAVPFSEIEPQLLEDLGGQIDDFFSEFNHQPFATASIGQVYLARLKRGHQVIVKVRRPGIRPKVEADLRLLKQIAEIAERESKDFRRFQPKEIIHQFTLSMRRELDLAGECRNAERIASAFSNDPVIIIPKVYWQWTSERMNVQEYIDGIPARDLVAINNAGLDRKQLARNGAEIVMKMVLEDGFFHADPHPGNLFFLPENRIAFIDFGMVGRLTEERRSQLVHLLQGVVARNTSQVVRILLKWAGDTLANTESLTTDVDGLIDQYHDVSLKDIDIAGFLNDLTTLLRDHQLKLPPDLTLLMKTLITLEGMGRQLDPDFNIVQVATPFLQRALFKRYTPDAIVKQSWQSFSGMLELLTELPNDLHRLLDLARRGALGVRLDIAKPEWLAKELDRVVNRLSVSLITSALIVGSSIVSTVEGGASSFLGLIGFVGAFMGGIWLLFSIWRSG
- a CDS encoding NAD+ synthase, whose product is MLKIAIKQMNSTVADFTGNTNMMIDAMQAAARKSTDLLVFPELSLCGYYPYDLIYEPFFIHQSDQALSHLLEASNQFPELTSIIGTVRRNKGSGNPFYNALVVISNGKVIAEYYKQLLPTYNVFDERRHFEPGPAVPCLITVNNIKIGLLICEDSWNDSERKYTVNPFRALVVQKPELLIIINASPSNIGKREQRHNILSNVARHYQLPLLSVNSVGGQDSLVFDGASFAINDKGVVIYEAAQFTATQEYICFDAQGFKNYSSSPCTSSNNELAFKQIILGLRDYSRRCGFNKVVIGLSGGIDSALTLTLAVDALSADNVIGITMPSVFSSKGSVSDSKKLCENLGVKLINHPIKQLVEQYSIDFSKAFNKTLQGLTLENLQARIRGTILMEYSNEFDALLLSTGNKSEISIGYCTLYGDTNGGLNLLGDLYKTEVYSLSEYINNRAGYDVIPMNIINKEPSAELAVNQKDTDTLPPYEVLDEILKYLIEGKQLSEIEYAHVKNYITQLDETDPALVNKVRKMIAHNEYKRFQAPPIIRLRARAFGNGRQMPITAKY
- a CDS encoding DUF488 family protein, N3 subclade; protein product: MQQPEHYRFRIKRVYNQPDKHDGRRILVDRLWPRGLIKDKAESST